The Thermosipho affectus region GTTTTTGTGTTTTTTAATTTAGACTTAATTGTTCTGATGCGCTCCCATGGATCCTCTTTTAAAAATCTTACACATACATCAAAAGTTGCGCCACCCCAAACTTCCATAGCATTAAATCCCAAAGAATCCATGGATTCCAATGCAGGAATCATATCAATTGTTCTCATTCTAGTTGCAATTAAAGACTGATGACCATCCCTTAGTGTGGTATCTACAAACATATTATTCCTCTCCTTTTTCATTTTCAAAATTAAGTTTTCTAGAAACTTTCTTTAACATTACAAACTCTAGTTCATCACCTTCTTTGATATCATCAAAATTTTCCAATTTAATACCACACTCTTGAGGTGCTTCTACTTTCTTAACATCTTGTTGGTAATGTTTTAGCGATTCTATCTTTCCCTCGTAAATTAACTTTCCCTCTCTATACAACTTGACCATTCCATTTCTTTCAACAAATCCTTCAAGCATTTGTACACCTGCAATACTTCCAACTTTCTTTATCTTAAAAACTTTTTTAACTTCTCCCCTACCTGTTATTTCTTCTACTTCTTCAGGTTCAAGCATTCCCTCAAGAGCTGCTTTTAAATCTTCTATCAATTTGTAAACTATTGAGTAAGTTTTTATTTGAATACCTTCGGCTTCTGCCATTTTTCTGGCTTTGCCGTCTGCTTTTACTCTAAATCCTAAAATTATCGCATCAGAAGCCGTAGCAAGCATAACATCACTACTTGTAATTGCACCTACACCAGAATGAATTATATTAATTTTAATCTCCTCACTCTGCAACTTATTAATCGCGCCCTTTAATGCTATCATAGAGCCCTGTGTATCAGCTTTTAAAATCAACTTTAATTCTTTCTTTTCCGATTCTTCCATCATCTTTAATATTTCTTCTAACTTCATATGTCTTTTTCTCTTTAACTCCTTTTGTTCCTGTTCTGCTATTTTTCCTGTAATTTCCCTTGCCTTCTCCAAACTTTTTACGGTATAAACTACTCCGTGGGAATTTGGTAACTCTTCAAAACCTACGACCATAACAGGAGTTGAAGGGCCAGCTTCCTTTATTCTTTGACCTTTATCATTTACCAATGCTTTAACTTTTCCCATAACTTTTCCCGAAATTACATAGTCGCCCACTTTCAATTTTCCATCTTTAATAATTACATTTGCAACGGGCCCAAATCCTCTATCAAGTTTTGTTTCGATTATCACAGCTCTCACAGGACCATTTGGAAGTCCCTTTATCTCTTGCATTTCCGCAACTAATAAAATCATCTCAAGTAATGTGTCTACATTTTGACCTTTTTTTGCGGAAATGGGAACAACTATGGTATCCCCACCCCATTCTTCTGGTATTAAGTTCAATTTATTTACAAGTTCTTGTTTTGTTTTTTCTACATTGGCATTTGGTTTATCTATCTTGTTAATTGCAACAATTATGGGCACATTAGCAGATTTTGCGTGGTTATATGCTTCAACAGTTTGAGGCATAACACCATCATCAGCTGCAACAACGAGAACTGCTATATCCGTTGCTTGGGCACCTCTTGCGCGCATTTCTGTAAAAATTTCGTGCCCTGGAGTATCTATAAAAGTGATAATTTTCCCATTTGTTTCCACTTGATATGCACCTATACTTTGTGTTATCCCCCCTTCTTCTCTTTCAGCCACCCTAGTTTTTCTTATAAAATCCAAAAGAGTTGTTTTACCATGATCAACGTGACCCATTACAGTAACAATAGGAGGTCTTTCTACTAAGTCCTTTCCTTCGGAATATTTTTGCTCAAAATATCTTTCAATTTCTTCCAACGGATTTTCTCTAACTTCTTCTTTTTCTTCTACATCAAAGGATATTTTCGCATCATACATCTTTGCTATCTTTTTTGCAAGTTGCAAGTTCAAAGTTTGCCCAGGCTTTAGAACTTCACCTTTCATAAAAAAATCTTGTATTATTCTATTTTGAGGAACCCCTATTTTTTTGGAAAATTTATCTAATTTCAAATCTTCTTCATTAAGTTTAATTATATCCTTCTTTTTCTTTGTTATCTCCTCTTTTTCCACACTCTCTTTTTTCTTTCTTTTTACTTTTTCCTCTTCATCATCAAGAAGCTCATACTCTTCATAAATTAATTCTTCTTCTCCGTACATTTCAAGCAATAAATTTACCGTTTCCTCATCAATATAACTCATATGGCTTTTTATTTCAATACCTAAATCAGCCAATTCCTTCATTAAATCTCTCGTATCCATTTCAAGCTGTCTTGCAAGCTCATATACTCTTAATCGAGCCATTGAATCACCTCCAAAACTCCTATTATTTCCTCATTTTTTTCATAACTTTGTGCTCCTTTTCAATTTCAACTATTAAATCGGAAAGTTTCCAATTCAAATTAGTTGGGGTGGTAGTTGCAAAAATCAACTCCTTTTCTGGAAAATTTTCCTTTAATATCTTCATTACTTTAAATATATCATCTTTTTCAAATCCGTGTAATATAACAAACCTTTTGTCCTCCATATAATCTCACTCCTAGATTATAACTTCAAGTCTTTTAACGACTTTTGGGAATTCACAATAGACTTTATCACTTCTACTATAACACTAAATTCATTAGACGTCTCTGATAATATATTAACCGATTCAGACAAAACTGTTGATTCTTCTTTTAAATTTTCCTCAGTTATATTAAGTAAATTTCTAGAGTTTTCCATAACTTTAATGTTATCTTTCATGTAATCCATGGAATTTGCCAAAGCATTTTGTACCGCATCAAAAAGCTTTTGAATCTCATTTAAAGAACCAAGTGAATCCTTTATAGAAGTAGATATTTCCGCAATAATTTTTGATATATTATTTGATGCACTTTGAGATTCCTCTGCAAGTTTTTGGATTTCTGAAGCAACCACTGCAAATCCTCTTCCGTATTCTCCGGCCCTTGCTGCTTCAATTGAAGCGTTTAAAGCTAATAAATTTGTTTGTTTTGCAATCTTTTGTATAGCCTTCACCAAATCTCCAACTTTGCTAAATTTTTCAAAAGTTTCCGATGTTTTTTGTATAGTCTCACTAAATTTATTTGAAACTGTATTTACATCTGTTCCAAGATTTTTTAAATCATTATCTATCTTTTTATTTATTTCATAGGCATTTTCTATATTTTTCAATATCTCATTACTTTCCCTTGAAAAATTTCCCAAAAGATTATCAATATCTTTACTCAGCTTTTCAAATCTTTCCGTTATTTTCTCAATTTCCCATTTTATTTCAGAAATCCTTGAAACTAAAACCTCATCTAATTGATCCATAAAGGATAACATTAAATTTTGCACGTAAAAAGCAGAAGAAAGTGTATTCAACGTATCTTTATCTATCTTCATATTATCATCTCCCGTAAAATTCTTCAATTATGTCAACTCCACATTTTAAGTTTTTAAACCAATTTAAAAAATCTCTTGCTGCTTTATCTTTTAACAATGTTCCATGTTGAGGAGCAATTATAGAAATCTCATATTTTGAAACCATATTCACCCATTTACTACACGCCTTGTTTGAACTCATATACCTTTTGTGAAATCCTTCCATGTATTCTAACAATTCACCAAAATTATCCTCAATCATTTGTACTCTTTTATTAAACGGTAAAACAGAAACACCAATATCACCCGAAAAAAGAATTTTCGAAATAGGATCATACACATTAAAATTTCCAGGTGCATGTAAAAAATGGGCTGGAATAAAATCTAATTTATATCCGCTAAAATTCATATTAACATTGCCTTTATCTTTAATTCCAACAACTCTTCTTTTATCATACACACCAAAATGTGGTAAAAATCTCACCCAAAGTTCAGATATATATATTTTTGCATTAGTAGCTATAGAAAGCCACATTGTAACACCAGAAGATACATCGGGATCCTGGTGAGAATAAAAAATACCTTCTATATTCTTCGGAGATATTATCTCTGAGACATTTGCAAGTACTCTCGGAAAGACATGCGCACCACCTGGATCAAGCAAAAAACCTTTATTTCCATGGACGATTAAATACTGATTTGTAGGTACTAAACCACCTTCTTCTGTTTCTTCCCAGCCAAGTAAATAATATTTATGTTCACCGTCATCGTACAAACACAAATTTTTCATATTTGCACCTCCTTCTACCGCTTTATATTATATTATACCAGATATCTAAAACTACCAATTAAGATACTCTTACAATTTTAACAGATTTTACAATATTTTTACTTGAAAAAAAGGCAATTACATTATAGAATTAAATGCTAAAAATTTGAGATAAAAGGAGGAAAAAGATGGAAAAATACTATGAAAAACTCATTACACTTTCTGGGATTTTTACCGCCGTTATTATAATCTCAAACATTATTGCAGGTAAATTAGTTAATATAGGTCCTTTTGTTATCACTTTATCTGTATTAATATATCCTCTAAGTTTTGGAATATCAAACATAGTATTTGAGATATATGGAGAAAAAATCGCAAAAAAAGTTATCAAGATTGGATTTATATCATCTTTAATATTGGTTATTTATTCTTATATTGTAATTCTTTATCCACCTGCAAGTATTTTTAACAAAAACAACGCTTATGTAGCTGTGTTTAATTCTACTCCGAGAATAATTCTTGCTAGTTTTTTTGCTTATCTTTCCGCACAATATACAAACGTTTGGGCATTTAACTTGCCCAAAAGGTTATTTAAAATAAACAACGTAATATTTAGAAATACATTTTCAATGGTTATAACTCAACTAGTTGACTCTATAGTATTTGTTTTAGTCTCTTTCTTATGGACTTATGATCTAAATGTATTAATGAACATGGTAATATCCCAATATATCGTAAAGTTAATACTCTCGAGTCTAAATAGCCCAATAATAAACATAAGTATTCAAAGATTAAAAAAAGACCTGGCATTTGAAGAATAACCCGCAAAAGTTGCGGGTTATTCTTTTATTTTCTTCATTTAAAACTCACGTGAAAGAGAATATCCAAGTAATCTTGATATTATCCTTGGTATATCCGTGTTGTCCATAAATCCATTGAAATTTTCCGCACCTGGACCAAATGCAAATATTGGAACTGGAGCTGCCGTATGTTTATAAGTAGTCCAACCAACAAAGGCTTTTTCGCTTAATATTCTTCCAAGCAAACTTGTTGCTTTATATGGATTACTTGAATTTTTTGTTCGTTTTAATAATTGAATTTCCTTATCTGAAAGTTCAACGTTGAAATAACGCTTTATAGTTTTCCTAAATTCTTCTTCATTGTTAACATCGTAGTTTTTCATTATCCAGTCTGCTGTCTTTTTATACCCTTTTATTACATCTATATATAATGAATATTCCCCTGTTGAAAGACCTAACCCTCCTGTTTCATGATCACTTGTAATAACAATTAACGTATTTGGATGTGTTTCAAGAAATTTTAATGCCACTTCCACTGCTTTATCAAATTCCACTACTTCTTTCCACACACCATATACATCATTTCCGTGGGCTTCCCAATCAATTTGTGAACCTTCTACCATTAAGAAAAATGGCTTTTCATCTTTGGAAAGTAGGTAAAGTGCCTTTTCGACCATTTCATAAAGCATAGGTTGTTCATCTGTACGCTCACTTGCTGCATTTAAATGACTATCAGAAAAAAGCGCTAATAATTTATCTCCTGTATAATTCGCAAATTCAGATTTACTTTTAATATAGTCAAACCCCTTTTCACTTACTATCTTCTCATCAAAATATTTCCAACCTCCCCCCATCACCACATCTAACTTACTATTTAACAGCTGATTTGCAAGTGTCTTTTCATCTTTTCTAGTTTTTACATGTCCATAAAAAGCACCAGGAGTCGCATGGGTAACTCTACAAGTTACAACTATTCCCGTTTTCATACCATATTTTGAAGCTATTTCAAAAATAGTTGGAACTATTGTTCCATCTGGGAGCATGCCAATCATACCATTATTTGTTTTAAAACCAGTGGCTAGGGCAGTACCTGCAGCTGCAGAATCTGTAACAAGTGAGTTTGCAGAGTATGTCGTAACATAACCAACAAAAGGTGATTTCATAATATTTAATGTTTTTCCTTCAAGAAGACTTGTCAAAACCAGATGATTAATTCCCATTCCATCACCTATGAAGTATATAACATTCTTTACTCCAAAATTGCCAAAAACCACAACCATAAAAAACAAAATTAAAATACTGAAGAACTTTTTCATGATCCTCACCTCCCGATTTTTCATATCAGTAAAGAGTTTTACAAAAAAATATTTACCCTTTTTTTAATTTTATAAAGAAAGTTAAACTCATAAATCTTAAAAAAACTTGAAATTCTAAGTTTTTTTTAAGTTTTAATCTGTATAAATAAAGTAGAAACAAATAGGAGGTGATTTTTGATGTACTGGTATCATAGACCCTTTATTTGGCACAGTGGATGGTTTAGTTGGATAGCCCCAGTTATAGGCTTAATTGTTTTAATCTTTTTTGCATTCTTAATTTACAAATTAATCAAAAACTCTGAAAGACATCCAGATTTTCGCTATGAAAAAAATTTTGAAACATACGATAACAGTCTAAAAATTTTGAACGAAAGACTTGCCAAAGGTGAAATTAGCGAGGAGGAATACAAAAAATTAAAAAACCTTATCCTAAAACACTAACTTTAAAAATCAATAATGAAAATAAAGTGAGGCGTTAGTAAAGCGCCTCATTCTAAATACTTATTATCTCTTGTAATTTTCTTACCCTACGTTTTGGATTCTTGTTTATCTTAACTCATAATTTTTTCTTTAAATATAACAAGTCTTGGATCGATATATATAATTTTTGTAACCTCTAATTTTAAGACATTCCATTTAGACTACATTTTTTCTAAAACTTCATAATTTTTATTTTATCTTTTCCATTCATTATTTTAAAAAACAATAAAGTCTTTTCTGAATATTAAAAATTACTTTCTTTGAAAAATAAAGTAAGCGGAAAGTCCTTTTTATCCAAATGTTTGAAATATAAAAAATCTAAATTTCAATAAATCAAAAGTCTTTTCCTCTTCTCTATCTTCATTTTTATATAAGTCTTTGTATATCTATTTTTAAACATATTACCAAATAATGATATTTTTTGTATTTTTTCCAATTTAAATTCAAAATAATACACGTCTAATCTGATTTTTTTATTTTCAATTTTTAAAACTTGATGATATAATAACATTGAAAATTAAATACAACGTGGAATAAAGGTGCCTATGGCTTAATAGGGAAACTGGTGAAAAACCAGTGCGGCCCCGCCACCGTAACTGGGGACGAAAGCCACAACCAGCCACTGGGGAAACCTGGGAAGGCGTGGTAAGTAGGAAGATCCAGGAGCCGGGAGACCTGCCTTTATTCCAACGTATTTCTCAATCTCGCGGGTAGATTGAGAAAAATTTTTTTGCGAAACGGGAGGTGTGAAAGTGAAAATTCATGAATTTGTAGGAAAAAGGATATTAAAAGAGGGGGGGATCTCTGTTCCTGAAAGTTATCTTATTTCCAATGATAGGGAAATTGAAGTGAAATTTTTACCTGCTGTCCTGAAAAGTCAGGTGCTTGTTGGAGGCAGAATGAAAGCTGGAGGAATTTTATTTGCACAAAACAAAGATGAATTTTTAAAATTCTCAAAAAAACTACTGCACAAAAAAATAATGGGTGAAACACCTTATGGAGTTCTAGTTGAAAAAATGGTAAATATCGAAAAAGAATACTACTTATCTTTATACATCGATAGATATGAAAAAGAAATAAAAATATTATTCTCACACTTTGGCGGAATTGATATAGAAGATAATAAAGATAAAATTGAACGACATAGTTTATCAGATATCCAAAAACTTCCAAAAAAAATCCAACCAATAGTCCAAAAATTACACAAAA contains the following coding sequences:
- the infB gene encoding translation initiation factor IF-2 produces the protein MARLRVYELARQLEMDTRDLMKELADLGIEIKSHMSYIDEETVNLLLEMYGEEELIYEEYELLDDEEEKVKRKKKESVEKEEITKKKKDIIKLNEEDLKLDKFSKKIGVPQNRIIQDFFMKGEVLKPGQTLNLQLAKKIAKMYDAKISFDVEEKEEVRENPLEEIERYFEQKYSEGKDLVERPPIVTVMGHVDHGKTTLLDFIRKTRVAEREEGGITQSIGAYQVETNGKIITFIDTPGHEIFTEMRARGAQATDIAVLVVAADDGVMPQTVEAYNHAKSANVPIIVAINKIDKPNANVEKTKQELVNKLNLIPEEWGGDTIVVPISAKKGQNVDTLLEMILLVAEMQEIKGLPNGPVRAVIIETKLDRGFGPVANVIIKDGKLKVGDYVISGKVMGKVKALVNDKGQRIKEAGPSTPVMVVGFEELPNSHGVVYTVKSLEKAREITGKIAEQEQKELKRKRHMKLEEILKMMEESEKKELKLILKADTQGSMIALKGAINKLQSEEIKINIIHSGVGAITSSDVMLATASDAIILGFRVKADGKARKMAEAEGIQIKTYSIVYKLIEDLKAALEGMLEPEEVEEITGRGEVKKVFKIKKVGSIAGVQMLEGFVERNGMVKLYREGKLIYEGKIESLKHYQQDVKKVEAPQECGIKLENFDDIKEGDELEFVMLKKVSRKLNFENEKGEE
- a CDS encoding DUF3783 domain-containing protein, which produces MEDKRFVILHGFEKDDIFKVMKILKENFPEKELIFATTTPTNLNWKLSDLIVEIEKEHKVMKKMRK
- a CDS encoding methyl-accepting chemotaxis protein, with the translated sequence MKNFTGDDNMKIDKDTLNTLSSAFYVQNLMLSFMDQLDEVLVSRISEIKWEIEKITERFEKLSKDIDNLLGNFSRESNEILKNIENAYEINKKIDNDLKNLGTDVNTVSNKFSETIQKTSETFEKFSKVGDLVKAIQKIAKQTNLLALNASIEAARAGEYGRGFAVVASEIQKLAEESQSASNNISKIIAEISTSIKDSLGSLNEIQKLFDAVQNALANSMDYMKDNIKVMENSRNLLNITEENLKEESTVLSESVNILSETSNEFSVIVEVIKSIVNSQKSLKDLKL
- a CDS encoding oxygen-binding di-iron domain-containing protein, with translation MKNLCLYDDGEHKYYLLGWEETEEGGLVPTNQYLIVHGNKGFLLDPGGAHVFPRVLANVSEIISPKNIEGIFYSHQDPDVSSGVTMWLSIATNAKIYISELWVRFLPHFGVYDKRRVVGIKDKGNVNMNFSGYKLDFIPAHFLHAPGNFNVYDPISKILFSGDIGVSVLPFNKRVQMIEDNFGELLEYMEGFHKRYMSSNKACSKWVNMVSKYEISIIAPQHGTLLKDKAARDFLNWFKNLKCGVDIIEEFYGR
- a CDS encoding queuosine precursor transporter — encoded protein: MEKYYEKLITLSGIFTAVIIISNIIAGKLVNIGPFVITLSVLIYPLSFGISNIVFEIYGEKIAKKVIKIGFISSLILVIYSYIVILYPPASIFNKNNAYVAVFNSTPRIILASFFAYLSAQYTNVWAFNLPKRLFKINNVIFRNTFSMVITQLVDSIVFVLVSFLWTYDLNVLMNMVISQYIVKLILSSLNSPIINISIQRLKKDLAFEE
- a CDS encoding alkaline phosphatase, yielding MKKFFSILILFFMVVVFGNFGVKNVIYFIGDGMGINHLVLTSLLEGKTLNIMKSPFVGYVTTYSANSLVTDSAAAGTALATGFKTNNGMIGMLPDGTIVPTIFEIASKYGMKTGIVVTCRVTHATPGAFYGHVKTRKDEKTLANQLLNSKLDVVMGGGWKYFDEKIVSEKGFDYIKSKSEFANYTGDKLLALFSDSHLNAASERTDEQPMLYEMVEKALYLLSKDEKPFFLMVEGSQIDWEAHGNDVYGVWKEVVEFDKAVEVALKFLETHPNTLIVITSDHETGGLGLSTGEYSLYIDVIKGYKKTADWIMKNYDVNNEEEFRKTIKRYFNVELSDKEIQLLKRTKNSSNPYKATSLLGRILSEKAFVGWTTYKHTAAPVPIFAFGPGAENFNGFMDNTDIPRIISRLLGYSLSREF
- a CDS encoding SHOCT domain-containing protein; the encoded protein is MYWYHRPFIWHSGWFSWIAPVIGLIVLIFFAFLIYKLIKNSERHPDFRYEKNFETYDNSLKILNERLAKGEISEEEYKKLKNLILKH